The genomic stretch CGTATCAACGGCATCTTTTAGACGGTCTGGGTATTTCTTAGTGTCTTTGAACTTGAGGGCATCAACTGGCAAAACTTCCTGACCAATTTCATGGCGCCCCTCTAAATCTAATAACTTATCTAAACGCTCACGCGCATTGATGCGCATATGGTGATCACATTTAGGGCAAACACGTAAATTAGATTCAATGTCATTGCGATACAGGACTGCCTCGCAAGATGGGCATTTAACCCATAGACCTTCCGGAACACTTTTACGTTGAGAAGGGTCCGTATGTTGAATACTTGGTGGGAGTAGTTTGTCGATCCAGCTCATATTTATTTATCCAACGCCTCGCGTATATCCCTTAGGAATCTTTCCAGAGATTGTAACCTGTCAGCAGGGGCTGCTTCCTCTAAAAGTTGCACAATTCGACTGCCAATAACGACAGCATCAGCAGTTTTCCCCACAGCCACAGCGGAAGCGGCATCCCTAATGCCAAACCCTACCGCAATTGGCACCTCAGAAACCGCCCTAATCTGGGGAATAATGCTTGCCACTGCCTTGGTATCAAGATTAGCAGACCCTGTTACGCCTTTAAGAGATACATAATAGATGTACCCAGCAGCCACTTTAGCGACCTGATCAATACGTGCCTGAGCAGAAGTTGGCGCCAATAGGAAAATTGGGTCAATTCCAGCTAATTTACATTTTTGGGCAAAATCTTCACATTCCTCAGGGGGATAATCAACCACCAAAACCCCATCCACACCAGCATCTTTAGCTGTTTTTACAAAGATTTCAGAGCCCATATGCTCAATAGGGTTGGCATACCCCATCAAAACCACTGGCGTGTGCTCATTGGTCTTTCGAAACTCTTTAACTATCTCAATACATCCCCTCAAACTCATACCATGAGCCAAAGCTCTCTCAGAGGCACGTTGAATAACTGGGCCATCAGCCATTGGATCTGAAAAAGGCACGCCCAACTCAATCACATCTGCACCGCCCTTCACAAGAGCATGCAATAAATCTAAGGTAGCGGCAGGCTCAGGATCACCAGCAGTAATAAACGGAACCAAGCCTTTACGTCCTTGAGCCTTTAGATCAGCAAATACTTTTGCAATTTTTGACATAACTTATTCCTAAAACTTCAATCCAGATTCTTGTGCCACAGTATGCATATCCTTATCACCACGCCCAGATAAGTTCACCAATATCACCTTATCTTTTGGCAAGCTAGCTGCCAACTTACAGGCGTAAGCAATCGCATGACTACTTTCAAGCGCAGGAATAATTCCCTCAATACGACAACAATCATGGAATGCTTTCAACGCTTCATCATCAGTCACAGCCACATATTCGGCACGCTTAGAATCTTTTAACCAAGCATGCTCAGGACCAACGCCTGGATAGTCCATACCGGCAGATACAGAATGCGTCTCTGAAATCTGGCCATTCTCATCTTGCAATAAATAAGTACGGTTGCCGTGCAAAACACCTGGACTACCCGCCACGAGTGCGGCAGAGTGCTCTTTAGTATTTAGGCCATGTCCAGCAGCCTCTACCCCAATTAAATGAACATCAGGCATATCAAGATAGGGATAGAAAATGCCCATTGCATTGGAACCGCCACCTACACAAGCTGTTACATAATCAGGTTGACGCCCAATCATCTCAGGCATTTGAACTTTGCACTCCTCCCCAATCACGCTCTGGAAATCTCGTACCATCATAGGGTAAGGATGAGGTCCAGCTACAGTACCAATGATGTAGAAAGTACTTTCTACATTGGTCACCCAATCGCGCATCGCTTCATTTAATGCATCTTTAAGAGTTTTTGTGCCAGATTCAACAGGCACAACTGTAGCTCCCAACAACTTCATGCGATACACATTCTGAGCTTGGCGCGCCACATCTACAGCACCTTGATAAACCACACACTCTAGACCTAAACGCGCACAAATCGTTGCAGTAGCTACACCATGCTGGCCAGCACCTGTTTCAGCAATAATCCGCTTCTTACCCATGCGCTTAGCCAACATAGCTTGGCCAATCACATTATTAATCTTATGTGCACCCGTATGATTCAAATCCTCGCGCTTCAAATAAATTTGCGCGCCGCCCAAGGTATCACTCCAACGCTTAGCGTGATAAACCGGTGATGGTCGCCCAACAAAGTGCTTAAGTTCGTAATGAAACTCTGCCAAAAATTCGGGATCATGTTGATACTTAGCATAAGTTTCTTTGAGCTCGTTAAGGGCATACATCAAAGTCTCAGAAACAAATACTCCACCATAAGGTCCAAAATGGCCTTTTGCATCTGGAAAATCGTACATAGTCTTACCTCTACAGGGATGCAATACTGGCATCAGCATTGCGAACAGCATCAATAAATGCCCGCATTAATTCTGGGCTTTTCTGACCTTTGGCTATTTCAATACTACTCGAAACATCAACGCCACAAGGTTTAAGGCGTGAGATTCCCTCGCCCACGTTGCGCGTGTTCAATCCACCACTCAAAACGACCCGATGCGCGTTTTCTTTTGCCCATAAATCCGGTATTAAAGACCAATCAAATGTATGTCCAGCCCCACCATATCCCTCAACGAAGGCATCTAGCAAAAAACCGGCTGCTTTCTCGTATTGTAGAGAAAAATCAATTAAGTTGAAGCCTTGTTTCATTCGGGCCGCCTTGACCCAGGGCATACCGTCGGCGACAGCCTCGCAACGCTCTGGACTCTCATCCCCATGAAACTGCCAAAGTGTCAGAGGCGCGCGATCTTTAATCCTTTGCACTTCCTCATCACTAGGATTAACGACAAGGGCCACCGCATCCATACCACCTGGCATCCTGCCGATTAGCGTAGCAGCAACCTCTGGACTCACATACCTTGGACTTTGTGGATAAAAAACAAACCCTAATGCATCCACCCCCAACCCTACTGCGTCATCAACATCA from Polynucleobacter sp. MWH-Spelu-300-X4 encodes the following:
- the trpA gene encoding tryptophan synthase subunit alpha, which encodes MSKIAKVFADLKAQGRKGLVPFITAGDPEPAATLDLLHALVKGGADVIELGVPFSDPMADGPVIQRASERALAHGMSLRGCIEIVKEFRKTNEHTPVVLMGYANPIEHMGSEIFVKTAKDAGVDGVLVVDYPPEECEDFAQKCKLAGIDPIFLLAPTSAQARIDQVAKVAAGYIYYVSLKGVTGSANLDTKAVASIIPQIRAVSEVPIAVGFGIRDAASAVAVGKTADAVVIGSRIVQLLEEAAPADRLQSLERFLRDIREALDK
- the trpB gene encoding tryptophan synthase subunit beta, with translation MYDFPDAKGHFGPYGGVFVSETLMYALNELKETYAKYQHDPEFLAEFHYELKHFVGRPSPVYHAKRWSDTLGGAQIYLKREDLNHTGAHKINNVIGQAMLAKRMGKKRIIAETGAGQHGVATATICARLGLECVVYQGAVDVARQAQNVYRMKLLGATVVPVESGTKTLKDALNEAMRDWVTNVESTFYIIGTVAGPHPYPMMVRDFQSVIGEECKVQMPEMIGRQPDYVTACVGGGSNAMGIFYPYLDMPDVHLIGVEAAGHGLNTKEHSAALVAGSPGVLHGNRTYLLQDENGQISETHSVSAGMDYPGVGPEHAWLKDSKRAEYVAVTDDEALKAFHDCCRIEGIIPALESSHAIAYACKLAASLPKDKVILVNLSGRGDKDMHTVAQESGLKF
- a CDS encoding phosphoribosylanthranilate isomerase; translation: MGLLKHTLGKTRIKLCGFTRSTDVDDAVGLGVDALGFVFYPQSPRYVSPEVAATLIGRMPGGMDAVALVVNPSDEEVQRIKDRAPLTLWQFHGDESPERCEAVADGMPWVKAARMKQGFNLIDFSLQYEKAAGFLLDAFVEGYGGAGHTFDWSLIPDLWAKENAHRVVLSGGLNTRNVGEGISRLKPCGVDVSSSIEIAKGQKSPELMRAFIDAVRNADASIASL